Below is a genomic region from Pseudomonas extremaustralis.
GGCAGGATCTTCGAACAGTCGGCGGCCGAGAACATCACCTACGGCGAACCCAACGTGGTGCGCACCGCCAAGGGCGTGGTTCGCGCCAAGTACCTGCTGATCGCCGGCAACGCCTACCTGCCGCAGAATCTCGACCCGCGGGTGACCCGCAAAAGCATGCCCTGCGGTTCGCAGATCGTGGTCACCGAGCCGCTCTCGGAGAAAGTCGCGCGCAGCCTGATTACCCACAACTACTGCGTCGAAGACTGCAACTATCTGCTCGACTATTACCGCCTGACCGCTGACAACCGTCTGCTCTACGGCGGCGGCGTGGTCTATGGCGCCCGCGAGCCCCACGACATCGAACAGCTGATCCGGCCGAAGATCCTCAAGACCTTCCCGCAACTGAAAAACGTCAAGATCGACTACCGCTGGACCGGCAACTTCCTGCTGACCATGTCGCGCATGCCGCAATTCGGCCGTATCGAAAAGAACGCCTACTATATGCAAGGTTATAGCGGCCACGGCGTCACCTGTTCGCACCTGGCGGGCAAGCTGATCAGCGAAGTGATCCGCGGTGATGCCGAGCGTTTCGACGCCTTTGCCTCCCTGCCACACATGCCGATGTTCGGCGGCCGCACCTTCCAGGCCCCGCTGACGGCCATGGGCGCTGCCTACTACGCCCTGCGCGACCGCTTCGGTATTTGACCTGTCCGTTGCCTGAGCGCCGCAAGCCCCGGCCCACGCCTTATTCGGCGGGGGCTGCGGGCTTTGTTTTGTTCCTGCACACAGGCTTGTCCGGCACCGCTACAGCTCTATCCATAAACGTGATTTAATAGCCCCCTTTCAGGTTTCCGGGCCAGACAATCGGCGAAATTCGCCACCTTGCCGGCCCGCACCCACCTCGGCTCTCGCAGAGCTATCGCCACCGATAAACGCCGCTACAGTCACCTCCTTACATAAGGCAGCTATGGACACGGGTACCCGACTCAAACTCGTTCGCGAAAGCTACAAACTCTCCCAGCGCGAGCTGGCCCGTCGTAGCGGCGTGACCAACGCCACCATTTCCCTGATCGAACAGAATCGCGTCAGCCCCTCCGTCAGCTCCTTGAAAAAGCTGCTGGAAAGCATCCCCATGTCCCTGGCGGACTTCTTCACCTTCGACCAGCCGCCACGGGAACACCAATACGTCTTCCGCGCCAACGAACAGCCCGACCTGGGCCGCGACGGCTTGCGCCTGTTGCTGGTGGGCGCACCGATCCCCAGCCGCCAGATGCGCTTTCTGCGCGAGCAATACGCCCCCGGCGCCAGCTCCGGCGAAGAGCCGATCGTGCATGTCGAAGGCGAGGAGTGCGGCCTCGTCACCCGTGGCACCGTCGAACTCACCGTTGACGGTCAGGTCAGCATCCTTAACCCAGGGGATGGCTATTACTTCCCCACCACCTTGCCCCACCGGTTTCGCAATATCGGACAGGACGAGGCGGAGATCATCAGCGCGAATACGCCGGCTAACTTCTAGGTCGGGGTTTGGAGAGGGGGAGGCGGCTGGCGACATTGCCCAGCCAGGCAGACCCCCCTCCCACAAGCGGGAGAGGGGAAGACGAGCCAGTGGCTCAGCGTGTCGCCACGCTGGCGACATCCGCCGCCTTCGCGGCAGGCTTGGAGAACTTCCATGCGTCGCCGGCCGGGGCCGTGCCCTTGTCATAGGGCTTGGCCAGCAGCATGTACAGGAAGCCCGAACCCACCACCACCACGGTAGTCAGGATCATCGAGTAGTTGATGTACCAGGCGGCATCCGGGCTGCGCGGCCAAACCATGTTGACGATGGCGGCGACGCCGTAGATCAGCGCCGCAAGGTTCACCAACAGG
It encodes:
- a CDS encoding NAD(P)/FAD-dependent oxidoreductase; this translates as MQTHVNSYYAATRNYTGDFPVLEESVDCDVCVIGAGYTGLSSALFLAEAGYSVTVLEAAKVGFGASGRNGGQLVNSYSRDVDVIEQRYGEKSAEILGSMMFEGADIIRQRIQHYDIQCDYRQGGIFAALNKKQFKGLAEQKSSWERYGNRNLQLLDAKDMAREVGCENYVGGLLDKQGGHVHPLNLALGEASAIIGLGGRIFEQSAAENITYGEPNVVRTAKGVVRAKYLLIAGNAYLPQNLDPRVTRKSMPCGSQIVVTEPLSEKVARSLITHNYCVEDCNYLLDYYRLTADNRLLYGGGVVYGAREPHDIEQLIRPKILKTFPQLKNVKIDYRWTGNFLLTMSRMPQFGRIEKNAYYMQGYSGHGVTCSHLAGKLISEVIRGDAERFDAFASLPHMPMFGGRTFQAPLTAMGAAYYALRDRFGI
- a CDS encoding cupin domain-containing protein; this encodes MDTGTRLKLVRESYKLSQRELARRSGVTNATISLIEQNRVSPSVSSLKKLLESIPMSLADFFTFDQPPREHQYVFRANEQPDLGRDGLRLLLVGAPIPSRQMRFLREQYAPGASSGEEPIVHVEGEECGLVTRGTVELTVDGQVSILNPGDGYYFPTTLPHRFRNIGQDEAEIISANTPANF